One Rhodococcus sp. P1Y DNA window includes the following coding sequences:
- a CDS encoding RsiV family protein — protein MTVALAVATALAGCSTSGTATPASAPTTSVAPTITADSTTESTSTTPPPTSMAAEPYVVGSIRITGSTARATYDVAIPQLSGGNPAVTAEFNESMRAALQDQIDRDYGNDFTLSDGYSTGTNHVGRRVISAEQITDWIAVPPGAHGNSLLATVTINADTAQPISLGDAFTDLDAGLSRLSDRAAAILPSTRAGDRFERLGIEPTVANFGNWTASPDGMNIHFGDYQVGAYGIGLITITVPWTDLSDVLAPGMEDVLSS, from the coding sequence ATGACGGTCGCACTTGCCGTGGCAACGGCCCTCGCAGGTTGCTCCACCTCGGGCACCGCTACGCCTGCGTCGGCACCGACGACCAGCGTGGCGCCGACAATCACTGCTGACTCGACAACCGAGTCGACGAGCACAACGCCGCCTCCTACCTCGATGGCCGCCGAGCCGTACGTCGTCGGCAGTATTCGCATTACCGGATCGACAGCGCGTGCGACCTACGACGTCGCGATTCCACAGCTGAGCGGCGGCAATCCGGCCGTGACAGCCGAATTCAACGAGTCGATGCGCGCGGCGTTGCAGGATCAGATCGACCGCGATTACGGGAACGACTTCACCCTCAGCGACGGCTACTCGACGGGTACGAACCACGTCGGGCGGCGCGTGATCAGTGCCGAACAGATCACCGATTGGATCGCCGTGCCGCCCGGAGCGCACGGCAATTCACTGCTTGCGACCGTGACGATCAATGCCGATACAGCGCAGCCGATCTCCCTCGGCGATGCCTTCACCGATCTGGATGCCGGATTGTCTCGACTGTCCGATCGAGCAGCGGCAATTCTCCCGTCCACCCGCGCAGGCGACAGATTCGAGCGCTTGGGCATCGAACCGACGGTGGCCAACTTCGGGAACTGGACGGCATCGCCGGACGGTATGAACATTCACTTCGGTGACTACCAGGTGGGGGCCTATGGCATCGGCCTCATCACGATCACGGTCCCATGGACCGACCTGTCCGACGTCCTCGCTCCCGGCATGGAGGACGTGCTGAGCAGCTGA
- the groL gene encoding chaperonin GroEL (60 kDa chaperone family; promotes refolding of misfolded polypeptides especially under stressful conditions; forms two stacked rings of heptamers to form a barrel-shaped 14mer; ends can be capped by GroES; misfolded proteins enter the barrel where they are refolded when GroES binds), whose translation MAKIIAFDEEARRGLERGLNALADAVKVTLGPKGRNVVLEKKWGAPTITNDGVSIAKEIELEDPYEKIGAELVKEVAKKTDDVAGDGTTTATVLAQALVREGLRNVAAGANPLGLKRGIEKAVAAVTESLLASAKEIDTKEQIAATAGISAGDPSIGELIAEAMDKVGKEGVITVEESNTFGLQLELTEGMRFDKGYISAYFATDAERQEAVLEDAYILLVSSKISTVKDLLPLLEKVIQSGKPLVIIAEDVEGEALSTLVVNKIRGTFKSVAVKAPGFGDRRKAQLADIAILTGGEVISEEVGLSLETAGLELLGQARKVVITKDETTIVEGSGDSDAIAGRVSQIRAEIENSDSDYDREKLQERLAKLAGGVAVIKAGAATEVELKERKHRIEDAVRNAKAAVEEGIVAGGGVALLQAAPALDNLKLDGDEATGVNIVRVALSAPLKQIAFNAGLEPGVVADKVSNLPAGHGLNAATNEYEDLLAAGINDPVKVTRSALQNAASIAALFLTTEAVVADKPEKAGAPAGDPTGGMGGMDF comes from the coding sequence ATGGCCAAGATCATCGCGTTCGACGAAGAGGCACGCCGTGGCCTCGAGCGAGGCCTCAACGCCCTCGCCGACGCAGTAAAGGTGACGTTGGGCCCCAAGGGTCGCAACGTCGTGCTCGAGAAGAAGTGGGGCGCCCCCACGATCACCAACGACGGCGTCTCCATCGCCAAGGAGATCGAGCTCGAGGATCCCTACGAGAAGATCGGTGCCGAGCTCGTCAAGGAGGTCGCCAAGAAGACGGACGACGTCGCAGGCGACGGCACCACCACCGCTACCGTTCTCGCCCAGGCACTCGTTCGTGAAGGCCTGCGCAACGTCGCAGCCGGCGCGAACCCGCTCGGCCTGAAGCGCGGCATCGAGAAGGCTGTTGCAGCCGTCACCGAGTCGCTGCTCGCTTCCGCCAAGGAGATCGACACCAAGGAGCAGATCGCTGCTACCGCTGGCATCTCCGCAGGCGACCCGTCCATCGGCGAGCTCATCGCCGAGGCAATGGACAAGGTCGGCAAGGAAGGCGTCATCACGGTCGAGGAGTCCAACACCTTCGGCCTGCAGCTCGAGCTCACCGAGGGCATGCGCTTCGACAAGGGCTACATCTCGGCGTACTTCGCCACCGATGCAGAGCGTCAGGAAGCCGTCCTCGAAGACGCGTACATCCTGCTCGTCAGCTCCAAGATCAGCACCGTCAAGGACCTGCTGCCGCTGCTGGAGAAGGTCATCCAGTCCGGCAAGCCGCTCGTCATCATCGCCGAGGACGTCGAGGGCGAAGCTCTCTCCACCCTCGTGGTGAACAAGATCCGTGGCACCTTCAAGTCCGTTGCCGTCAAGGCTCCCGGATTCGGTGACCGTCGCAAGGCGCAGCTCGCCGACATCGCCATCCTCACGGGTGGAGAGGTCATCAGCGAAGAGGTCGGCCTCTCCTTGGAGACCGCCGGACTCGAGCTGCTCGGTCAGGCACGCAAGGTCGTCATCACCAAGGACGAGACCACCATCGTCGAGGGCTCGGGCGACTCCGACGCCATCGCCGGTCGCGTCAGCCAGATCCGCGCCGAGATCGAGAACTCCGATTCCGACTACGACCGCGAGAAGCTGCAGGAGCGCCTGGCCAAGCTTGCCGGTGGCGTTGCAGTCATCAAGGCCGGAGCAGCGACCGAGGTCGAGCTCAAGGAGCGCAAGCACCGCATCGAAGATGCAGTGCGTAACGCCAAGGCTGCCGTCGAAGAGGGCATCGTTGCCGGTGGTGGCGTCGCGCTGCTGCAGGCCGCTCCCGCACTCGACAACCTCAAGCTGGACGGCGACGAGGCAACCGGCGTGAACATCGTTCGCGTCGCACTGTCCGCTCCGCTCAAGCAGATCGCATTCAACGCAGGCCTCGAGCCCGGCGTTGTTGCGGACAAGGTCTCCAACCTGCCCGCAGGTCACGGCCTCAACGCCGCGACCAACGAGTACGAGGACCTGCTCGCTGCAGGCATCAACGACCCGGTCAAGGTCACCCGCTCGGCACTGCAGAACGCAGCGTCCATCGCGGCTCTGTTCCTGACGACCGAGGCCGTCGTCGCCGACAAGCCCGAGAAGGCCGGAGCGCCTGCTGGCGATCCGACCGGTGGCATGGGCGGCATGGACTTCTGA